The following coding sequences are from one Aeromicrobium duanguangcaii window:
- a CDS encoding SipW-dependent-type signal peptide-containing protein produces MPETTTVGRARLHTAWTWISSVQVRLLMALGLVLGFSAVGTAAYWSDSATLAGEIESGSLDLQLGARNPETGEVQWSAVGLNQNWNYSVQELDNVAPGESVAKELHIRNAGTTPLTFTAAGSSSTDALNPHLTATMRLGGEASNTGTREEVNRIGTCTAGTATWWDGHVLSTTPEPLTPGNAPVTLAPNASIQVCMVAGLSADAPNEYQDKSTMLKIDFDAKQVGAP; encoded by the coding sequence ATGCCTGAGACCACGACCGTGGGTCGGGCCCGGTTGCACACTGCGTGGACGTGGATCAGTTCGGTCCAGGTCCGCCTGCTGATGGCCCTGGGGCTCGTCCTGGGATTCTCTGCGGTTGGCACGGCCGCCTACTGGTCCGACTCGGCCACCCTGGCCGGGGAGATCGAGTCCGGAAGTCTCGACCTGCAGCTCGGCGCGCGGAACCCCGAGACGGGCGAGGTCCAGTGGTCGGCCGTCGGGCTCAACCAGAACTGGAACTACTCCGTGCAGGAACTGGACAATGTCGCACCCGGCGAGTCGGTCGCGAAGGAGTTGCACATTCGCAACGCCGGCACGACGCCGTTGACGTTCACCGCTGCAGGCAGTTCGTCGACCGATGCCCTGAACCCGCACTTGACTGCCACGATGCGCCTGGGCGGCGAAGCGAGCAACACCGGTACGCGTGAGGAGGTCAACCGCATCGGCACCTGCACGGCCGGCACCGCGACGTGGTGGGACGGCCATGTGCTGTCGACGACCCCCGAGCCCCTGACCCCGGGCAATGCGCCGGTGACTCTCGCGCCCAACGCCTCGATCCAGGTGTGCATGGTGGCCGGCCTGTCGGCCGACGCGCCGAATGAATACCAGGACAAGTCGACGATGCTCAAGATCGACTTCGATGCGAAGCAGGTCGGTGCGCCGTGA
- the pgsA gene encoding phosphatidylinositol phosphate synthase: MLERFRAFWNKVFSPVADGLITIGVTPNMVTWVGTIGVCVGALWLFPQGEFFWGTMFVTAFVFSDIIDGTMARKLGRSSKYGAFLDSTLDRMGDAAVFGGIALWYAWDGDSKLYLCLALACLVLGSLTSYARARAESLGMEAKGGIAERSDRLVAILVMTGLSGLFDLPILQHIALWALAVASLVTVAQRMAMVKRQADAA; encoded by the coding sequence ATGCTGGAACGCTTCCGGGCCTTCTGGAACAAGGTCTTCTCGCCCGTCGCGGACGGACTCATCACGATCGGCGTGACGCCGAACATGGTCACGTGGGTCGGCACGATCGGCGTCTGCGTCGGCGCGCTGTGGCTGTTCCCGCAGGGCGAGTTCTTCTGGGGCACGATGTTCGTCACCGCCTTCGTGTTCAGCGACATCATCGACGGCACGATGGCGCGCAAGCTGGGCCGCAGTTCGAAGTACGGCGCCTTCCTGGACTCGACGCTCGACCGGATGGGCGACGCGGCGGTCTTCGGTGGCATCGCACTCTGGTACGCGTGGGACGGCGACTCGAAGCTGTACCTGTGCCTCGCCCTGGCCTGCCTCGTGCTGGGCAGCCTCACCTCGTACGCCCGCGCTCGCGCGGAGTCGCTCGGCATGGAGGCCAAGGGCGGCATCGCCGAGCGCTCCGACCGGCTCGTCGCCATCTTGGTGATGACGGGCCTGTCCGGGCTGTTCGACCTGCCGATCCTGCAGCACATCGCCCTGTGGGCGCTGGCCGTGGCCAGCCTCGTGACGGTCGCCCAGCGCATGGCGATGGTCAAGCGCCAGGCCGACGCGGCCTGA
- the pdxS gene encoding pyridoxal 5'-phosphate synthase lyase subunit PdxS, translated as MTGSARVKRGMAEMLKGGVIMDVVNAEQAKIAEDAGAVAVMALERVPADIRSQGGVARMSDPDLIDGIIEAVSIPVMAKARIGHFVEAQVLQSLGVDYIDESEVLTPADYENHIDKWAFTVPFVCGATNLGEALRRITEGAAMIRSKGEAGTGDVSNATGHMRKIRAELRRLQGMSKDELFVAAKELQAPYELVAEVAEAGKLPVVLFTAGGIATPADAAMMMQLGAEGVFVGSGIFKSGNPAERAAAIVKATTFFDDPDVIAKVSRGLGEAMVGINVDEIPEPHRLETRGW; from the coding sequence ATGACCGGCAGCGCCCGCGTCAAGCGCGGCATGGCCGAGATGCTGAAGGGCGGCGTCATCATGGACGTCGTCAACGCCGAGCAGGCCAAGATCGCCGAGGACGCCGGGGCCGTCGCCGTCATGGCGCTCGAGCGCGTCCCCGCCGACATCCGCTCCCAGGGCGGCGTCGCGCGGATGAGCGACCCCGATCTGATCGACGGCATCATCGAGGCCGTCTCGATCCCCGTCATGGCCAAGGCTCGCATCGGCCACTTCGTCGAGGCGCAGGTGCTGCAGAGCCTGGGTGTCGACTACATCGATGAGTCCGAGGTCCTGACCCCGGCCGACTACGAGAACCACATCGACAAGTGGGCCTTCACGGTCCCGTTCGTGTGTGGCGCGACCAACCTCGGTGAGGCGCTGCGTCGCATCACCGAGGGCGCGGCGATGATCCGCTCCAAGGGCGAGGCCGGCACCGGTGACGTCTCCAACGCCACGGGCCACATGCGCAAGATCCGCGCCGAGCTGCGCCGTCTGCAGGGCATGTCGAAGGACGAGCTGTTCGTCGCGGCGAAGGAGCTCCAGGCGCCGTACGAGCTGGTCGCCGAGGTCGCCGAGGCCGGCAAGCTGCCCGTCGTGCTGTTCACCGCCGGTGGCATCGCCACCCCGGCCGACGCCGCGATGATGATGCAGCTGGGTGCCGAGGGCGTCTTCGTCGGCTCGGGCATCTTCAAGTCCGGCAACCCGGCCGAGCGGGCCGCGGCCATCGTCAAGGCCACGACCTTCTTCGACGACCCCGACGTGATCGCCAAGGTCTCGCGCGGCCTGGGCGAGGCGATGGTCGGCATCAACGTCGACGAGATCCCCGAGCCGCACCGGCTCGAGACTCGCGGTTGGTGA
- a CDS encoding alternate-type signal peptide domain-containing protein: MQKSTKGAIAAGAAAALLLGGAGTLAYWNAEGDIAGAELTTGTLKLNEEEAGKWTLNGQEVTGTPVVVPGDELVWTGSYEIEATGDNIQGDLTVPALNSEPWTGATVTSSFTLDGTTVQGTQAIDGDDNGKVVEAEIQVDFPFGTSPDNSSQGQRADLSAVKITLEQTDATPTGP, translated from the coding sequence ATGCAGAAATCGACTAAGGGCGCCATCGCCGCCGGTGCCGCTGCCGCGCTGCTGCTCGGGGGTGCGGGAACGCTCGCGTACTGGAACGCCGAAGGCGATATCGCCGGTGCAGAGCTGACGACAGGCACCCTGAAGTTGAACGAGGAAGAAGCCGGCAAGTGGACGCTCAACGGCCAGGAGGTCACGGGTACCCCGGTGGTCGTTCCGGGCGATGAGCTGGTCTGGACCGGGTCGTACGAGATCGAAGCCACCGGCGACAACATCCAAGGCGACCTGACCGTCCCCGCGCTGAACAGCGAGCCCTGGACCGGCGCGACCGTGACCTCGAGCTTCACGCTCGACGGCACCACGGTCCAGGGCACCCAGGCAATCGACGGTGACGACAACGGCAAGGTCGTCGAGGCCGAGATCCAGGTCGACTTCCCCTTCGGGACCTCCCCGGACAACTCGTCGCAGGGTCAGAGGGCGGACCTGTCGGCCGTCAAGATCACCCTGGAGCAGACCGACGCGACGCCGACTGGGCCGTGA
- a CDS encoding alternate-type signal peptide domain-containing protein, whose translation MRETKMNKSTKGAVAAGAAAVLLLGGAGSLAYWNAESTIPGGSISSGTLTLTPKATGTWKLNGTTVTGTPTIVPGDELVYSGSYTIGATGNNIKGTLAVTGGTGTPWAGATVTPTFTLDSTTITGTTPITAAQNGKDVAAQIAVDFPFGTAVDNSSQAKTVNLSEIRVALVQTDASPAA comes from the coding sequence ATGAGGGAGACGAAGATGAACAAGTCCACCAAGGGTGCCGTTGCTGCCGGCGCCGCCGCCGTCCTGCTGCTCGGCGGAGCGGGCTCGCTCGCGTACTGGAACGCCGAGAGCACGATTCCCGGCGGATCGATCTCCTCGGGCACGCTGACGCTGACGCCGAAGGCGACCGGCACGTGGAAGCTGAACGGCACGACCGTCACGGGCACCCCGACGATCGTCCCCGGCGATGAGCTGGTCTACAGCGGCTCCTACACGATCGGCGCCACGGGCAACAACATCAAGGGCACCCTCGCCGTGACCGGTGGGACCGGCACGCCGTGGGCGGGCGCCACCGTGACCCCGACCTTCACGCTCGACTCCACGACGATCACGGGCACGACCCCGATCACCGCGGCCCAGAACGGCAAGGACGTCGCCGCTCAGATCGCGGTCGACTTCCCGTTCGGCACGGCGGTCGACAACAGCTCGCAGGCCAAGACGGTGAACCTGTCGGAGATCCGCGTCGCCCTGGTGCAGACCGACGCATCGCCGGCCGCCTGA
- a CDS encoding signal peptidase I has protein sequence MTTPTIERTHRTVLRRSGQVFAWVVILVATSAVAVGVLIPRIAGATPYTILTGSMEPNLPPGTLVVVKPKPAEDIGIGSVITYQLRSGDPTVVTHRVTSVGHGSDGELSFITKGDANAAEDLEPVRPVQVKGVLWYSVPKLGWLGNTIDQDQRDAAVYLVVGGLGLYAAWMFGGALRERRGLRRARRDS, from the coding sequence ATGACGACTCCCACGATCGAGCGCACGCACCGCACGGTGTTGCGGCGATCTGGGCAGGTCTTTGCCTGGGTCGTCATCCTCGTGGCCACCTCCGCCGTCGCGGTGGGGGTGCTGATCCCCAGGATCGCGGGGGCGACCCCCTACACGATCCTGACCGGCTCGATGGAGCCCAACCTCCCTCCGGGCACCCTCGTGGTGGTCAAGCCGAAACCCGCCGAGGACATCGGTATCGGCTCGGTGATCACGTACCAGTTGAGGTCCGGTGACCCGACCGTCGTGACGCACCGCGTCACGTCGGTCGGGCACGGTTCCGACGGCGAGTTGTCCTTCATCACCAAGGGCGACGCCAACGCGGCCGAGGACCTCGAGCCCGTCCGGCCGGTCCAGGTCAAGGGAGTGCTCTGGTACTCAGTACCCAAGCTCGGCTGGCTGGGCAACACCATCGACCAGGACCAGCGGGACGCGGCCGTGTACCTCGTGGTCGGAGGACTGGGCCTGTACGCCGCGTGGATGTTCGGCGGCGCGCTGCGCGAACGGCGTGGGCTCCGGCGGGCAAGGAGGGACTCATGA
- a CDS encoding HIT family protein, whose product MADPDGLERLWAPYRMEYVREAGADPGGCPFCAMVAGERQTDLIVARGEHCFVAMNLYPYNPGHLMVLPNRHESDLTELTGAESAELTALTQQALRGIRRVSSPHGFNVGINLGSVSGGSIASHLHQHVVPRWGGDANFMTVIGRTKTLPQTVAQSAELLRSVWEEVA is encoded by the coding sequence ATGGCCGATCCCGACGGACTCGAGCGACTCTGGGCGCCGTACCGGATGGAGTACGTCCGTGAGGCCGGCGCCGACCCGGGAGGGTGCCCGTTCTGCGCGATGGTGGCGGGGGAGCGGCAGACCGATCTGATCGTCGCGCGCGGTGAGCACTGCTTCGTGGCGATGAACCTGTACCCGTACAACCCCGGACACCTGATGGTCCTGCCGAACCGTCACGAGTCCGACCTCACCGAGCTCACGGGCGCGGAGTCGGCCGAGCTGACGGCCCTCACGCAGCAGGCGCTCCGCGGCATCCGCCGCGTCAGCTCACCGCACGGCTTCAACGTGGGGATCAACCTGGGCTCGGTGTCGGGCGGCTCGATCGCGTCGCACCTGCACCAGCACGTCGTGCCGCGGTGGGGCGGTGACGCCAACTTCATGACGGTCATCGGGCGCACCAAGACGCTCCCGCAGACGGTCGCCCAGTCCGCGGAGCTGCTGCGGTCGGTGTGGGAGGAGGTGGCCTGA
- a CDS encoding alpha/beta fold hydrolase: protein MADSGTVITRELTRPDGMTIAFHEWNGDLDTPPVVLQHGYVASTETNWVGPGVVDALLAAGHRVIGVDARGHGRSGTSADSALFGEPTMARDLSAVMDELDVTEYQLVGYSMGAIISLLTAAADPRVTRLVVGGVGSAVVELGGVDTRLVDGELLVGALLAEGDLSAYPSGARLFRQLADVMGSHRPSLAAQAQALHAGPTDLARVTVPTLVLAGRDDVLATNPQVLADALPDARLRVVDGDHLGAVSAPDFIASLTTFLAG from the coding sequence GGCACCGTGATCACCCGTGAGCTGACCCGTCCCGACGGCATGACCATCGCGTTCCACGAGTGGAACGGCGACCTCGACACCCCGCCGGTCGTGCTGCAGCACGGCTACGTCGCCTCGACCGAGACCAACTGGGTCGGCCCCGGCGTCGTCGACGCGCTGCTGGCTGCCGGCCACCGCGTGATCGGGGTCGACGCCCGGGGCCACGGCCGCTCGGGCACGTCGGCGGACAGTGCGCTGTTCGGCGAGCCGACCATGGCACGGGACCTGTCCGCCGTCATGGACGAGCTGGACGTGACCGAGTACCAGCTCGTCGGCTACTCGATGGGCGCGATCATCTCGCTGCTCACGGCCGCGGCCGACCCGCGGGTCACGCGGCTGGTCGTCGGGGGAGTGGGCTCGGCGGTCGTCGAGCTGGGCGGGGTCGACACGCGCCTGGTGGACGGCGAGCTGCTCGTGGGGGCCCTGCTGGCAGAGGGCGATCTCTCGGCGTACCCCAGCGGCGCCCGGCTGTTCCGGCAGCTGGCCGACGTCATGGGATCGCACCGGCCGTCGCTCGCCGCCCAGGCGCAGGCGCTGCACGCCGGACCCACCGACCTGGCCCGGGTCACCGTGCCGACGCTGGTCCTGGCCGGGCGCGACGACGTCCTGGCCACGAACCCGCAGGTGCTGGCGGACGCGCTGCCGGACGCGCGGCTGCGCGTCGTCGACGGGGACCACCTCGGTGCCGTCTCGGCGCCGGACTTCATCGCGTCGCTCACGACGTTCCTGGCCGGCTGA
- a CDS encoding signal peptidase I: MTTLTTDRRRPTALRWAGRALAWVVILVATSAVAVGVLIPRIAGATPYTILTGSMEPSLPPGTLVVVKPTPAEQIGIGSVITYQLTSGEPTVVTHRVVAVAHGSDGVPSFTTRGDANDAVDLEPVQPVQIRGVVWYSVPELGWMGNAIGQDRRNTAVYVVAGGLGLYAAWMFGGALRGRVTARRTGSDR; encoded by the coding sequence ATGACGACACTCACGACCGACCGCAGGCGCCCCACGGCGCTGCGGTGGGCCGGCCGGGCTCTGGCCTGGGTCGTCATCCTCGTGGCCACCTCGGCCGTCGCGGTCGGTGTGCTGATCCCGAGGATCGCGGGCGCGACGCCCTACACGATCCTCACCGGTTCCATGGAGCCGAGCCTGCCGCCCGGCACGCTGGTCGTGGTCAAGCCGACGCCCGCCGAGCAGATCGGCATCGGCTCGGTGATCACCTACCAGCTGACGTCCGGTGAGCCGACGGTCGTGACCCATCGCGTGGTCGCGGTCGCCCACGGATCCGACGGCGTGCCGTCCTTCACCACGCGGGGCGACGCCAATGACGCCGTCGACCTCGAGCCGGTCCAGCCGGTCCAGATCAGGGGAGTGGTCTGGTACTCGGTTCCCGAGCTCGGCTGGATGGGCAATGCCATCGGCCAGGACCGGCGGAACACCGCGGTGTACGTCGTGGCCGGCGGCCTGGGCCTGTACGCCGCGTGGATGTTCGGCGGCGCGCTGCGCGGCCGGGTCACCGCCCGCCGCACGGGGTCGGATCGGTGA
- a CDS encoding signal peptidase I, protein MSAPRLRRALGPVSNAVLWAAAVLGALSLVLALATVVAGVQPLIFRSSSMAPAVDAGALALAKTVDAQQVEPGDIVSVVNSDGVRVTHRVVKVDQGAGDQVSLTLKGDSNRSPDEEPYLVTEVDRVVADVPYLGYVADWLASPWAMFAAGIVAALLVVNLWSRWSRSDGGAGLVGAGSGASAVVLVALVVASVTPVPRTEAYFSDPATVEAGTVHSHDVQIFDWDTTPCTTNDDGSVTLRYKVVSPSYDMTWYRGPKNGTISDAPFLTITPPSSQVGDVVETRIDRTTLAAGEDPFAQGTYVVAGRSQLKGSATEPWLSSSHRYVEVTADATTVRCGDINLPPTVEVTAPRDGREFGSQTAAELEVAAACSGRRAPCGTTTDTNGIYSVEYRLQRENWLGTQCWDPKLDAILPPGYYAAGCGEWRPAYTDPQAPTTDGSTVKWRIPIGDGGPGTTFNQSGTYTLYVRITDNASPTREVTEHQITFTVD, encoded by the coding sequence GTGAGCGCGCCTCGTCTGCGCCGGGCGCTCGGCCCGGTGAGCAACGCCGTCCTGTGGGCGGCGGCGGTCCTGGGCGCGCTCTCACTGGTGCTGGCCCTGGCGACGGTCGTCGCCGGCGTGCAGCCGCTGATCTTCCGCTCCAGCTCGATGGCCCCGGCCGTCGACGCCGGCGCGCTCGCCCTCGCGAAGACCGTCGACGCGCAGCAGGTGGAACCCGGTGACATCGTCTCGGTCGTCAACTCCGACGGGGTCCGCGTCACCCACCGTGTGGTGAAGGTCGATCAAGGCGCGGGCGATCAGGTCAGTCTGACGCTGAAGGGCGACTCCAACCGGAGCCCGGACGAGGAGCCGTATCTCGTCACCGAGGTCGATCGGGTCGTCGCGGACGTCCCGTACCTGGGCTACGTCGCGGACTGGCTCGCGTCGCCGTGGGCGATGTTCGCCGCCGGGATCGTCGCGGCCCTGCTCGTGGTGAACCTGTGGAGCCGGTGGTCCCGATCGGACGGCGGCGCGGGCTTGGTGGGCGCCGGGAGCGGCGCCTCGGCGGTCGTGCTCGTCGCTCTGGTGGTGGCCTCGGTGACGCCCGTGCCCAGGACGGAGGCCTATTTCTCCGACCCGGCCACCGTCGAGGCGGGCACAGTCCACTCACACGACGTGCAGATCTTCGACTGGGACACCACACCCTGCACCACCAACGACGACGGCTCCGTCACGTTGCGCTACAAAGTCGTGTCGCCGAGCTACGACATGACCTGGTACCGCGGGCCGAAGAACGGCACGATCTCGGACGCGCCCTTCCTGACGATCACGCCTCCCAGTTCCCAGGTCGGGGACGTCGTGGAGACGAGGATCGACCGTACGACCCTGGCCGCCGGCGAGGACCCGTTTGCACAGGGGACCTACGTGGTCGCGGGCCGGTCCCAACTGAAGGGATCGGCCACGGAGCCCTGGTTGTCGAGCTCCCATCGTTACGTCGAGGTCACCGCGGATGCCACCACGGTGCGTTGCGGCGACATCAACCTGCCGCCCACCGTGGAGGTCACGGCGCCCAGAGACGGCCGCGAGTTCGGTTCGCAGACCGCGGCTGAGCTCGAGGTCGCGGCCGCCTGTTCGGGCCGGCGCGCTCCCTGCGGCACCACGACCGACACGAACGGGATCTACTCGGTCGAGTACCGCCTTCAGCGCGAGAACTGGCTCGGCACCCAGTGCTGGGACCCGAAGCTGGACGCCATCCTGCCGCCGGGCTACTACGCCGCCGGCTGCGGCGAGTGGCGCCCGGCGTACACGGATCCGCAGGCCCCGACCACCGACGGTTCCACGGTCAAGTGGCGAATCCCGATCGGCGACGGTGGTCCGGGCACGACGTTCAACCAGTCGGGCACGTACACGTTGTACGTGCGGATCACCGACAACGCGTCGCCGACCCGTGAGGTCACCGAGCACCAGATCACCTTCACCGTCGACTGA
- a CDS encoding RrF2 family transcriptional regulator: MRVSTKSDYALRALIELAAEPEDRAITADELGKRQDIPHGFLQSILGDLRKAGILLSQRGQSGGWRMARPPYAVTIADVIRAVDGPLVSVYGVRPESVAYNGRAEVLKPVWIAARDALREVLETVTIAQLAEGELPSSVLARTQDDEAWRPH, encoded by the coding sequence GTGAGAGTCTCGACGAAGTCCGACTATGCGCTGCGTGCCCTGATCGAGTTGGCGGCCGAGCCGGAGGATCGAGCCATCACCGCCGACGAGCTGGGCAAGCGGCAGGACATCCCCCACGGTTTCCTCCAGTCGATCCTCGGCGACCTGCGCAAGGCCGGAATCCTGCTGTCGCAACGCGGCCAGTCCGGCGGCTGGCGGATGGCACGGCCGCCGTACGCGGTCACCATCGCCGACGTGATCCGCGCCGTCGACGGTCCGCTCGTCTCGGTCTATGGGGTCCGGCCCGAGTCGGTCGCCTACAACGGTCGGGCCGAGGTCCTCAAGCCCGTCTGGATCGCCGCCCGCGACGCACTGCGCGAGGTGCTGGAGACGGTCACCATCGCGCAGCTCGCCGAGGGCGAGCTGCCGTCATCGGTCCTCGCGCGCACCCAGGACGACGAGGCCTGGCGTCCGCACTGA
- the thrS gene encoding threonine--tRNA ligase produces MSLSITVDAAEQQVDPGTRAWQLFADDPQVIAARVNGALVDLSRELSDGDVVEPVAMESPDGLDILRHSTAHVMAQAVQDLFPDAKLGIGPPIADGFYYDFDVEVPFTPEDLDKIESRMKKIIKEGQKFSRREISDDDAREELADEPYKLELIGLKSTAGDAAEGASVEVGEGGLSIYDNLKRDGSLAWKDLCRGPHLPTTKRIPSFKLMRSAAAYWRGDEKNKQLQRIYGTAWPTKEDLEAHLHRIEEAQRRDHRRLGAELDLYSFPDEIGSGLPVFHPRGGVIKREMEDYVRRRHIEEGFEYVGTPHIAKEGLFHTSGHLPYYGEGMFPPIEVDGGDYRLKAMNCPMHNLIYRSRQRSYRELPLRLFEFGHVYRNEKSGVIHGLTRVRGFAQDDSHSYVTPEQAPAEVAHLLNFMLSLLDDFGMDDYYLELSTRDASKDKFIGSDEDWETATKVLEDVAVATGLELVPDPGGAAYYGPKISVQSRDAIGRTWQMGTVQYDFNQPSADRFNLEYVAADGTRQQPVMIHSAKFGSIERFMGVLVEHYAGAFPPWLAPVQAVGIPVAERHVEYLDRLAVRLKAEGIRFEVDDSDERMQKKIRNAQTQKVPFMVLVGDKDVEANAVSFRYRNGEQENGVSLDDAIDKIVAAVRDRVQV; encoded by the coding sequence ATGAGTCTGTCCATCACCGTCGATGCAGCCGAGCAGCAGGTCGACCCCGGGACCCGGGCGTGGCAGCTGTTCGCCGACGATCCGCAGGTCATCGCGGCCCGCGTCAACGGCGCCCTCGTCGACCTGTCCCGTGAGCTGAGCGACGGCGACGTCGTCGAGCCGGTCGCGATGGAGTCGCCCGACGGCCTCGACATCCTGCGTCACTCCACGGCGCACGTCATGGCCCAGGCGGTCCAGGACCTGTTCCCCGACGCGAAGCTGGGCATCGGCCCGCCCATCGCCGACGGCTTCTACTACGACTTCGACGTCGAGGTGCCCTTCACGCCCGAGGACCTCGACAAGATCGAGTCGCGGATGAAGAAGATCATCAAGGAGGGCCAGAAGTTCAGTCGCCGCGAGATCAGCGACGACGACGCGCGCGAGGAGCTGGCCGACGAGCCGTACAAGCTCGAGCTGATCGGGCTGAAGTCCACCGCGGGTGACGCCGCCGAGGGTGCCAGCGTCGAGGTCGGCGAGGGCGGACTGAGCATCTACGACAACCTCAAGCGCGACGGCTCGCTGGCGTGGAAGGACCTGTGCCGCGGTCCGCACCTGCCCACCACGAAGCGCATCCCGTCCTTCAAGCTCATGCGCTCGGCCGCCGCCTACTGGCGCGGTGACGAGAAGAACAAGCAGCTCCAGCGCATCTACGGCACCGCGTGGCCCACCAAGGAGGACCTCGAGGCGCACCTGCACCGCATCGAGGAGGCCCAACGCCGCGACCACCGCCGCCTGGGCGCCGAGCTGGACCTGTACAGCTTCCCCGACGAGATCGGCTCCGGCCTGCCGGTCTTCCATCCGCGCGGTGGCGTCATCAAGCGCGAGATGGAGGACTACGTCCGCCGCCGGCACATCGAGGAGGGCTTCGAGTACGTCGGCACGCCGCACATCGCCAAGGAGGGCCTGTTCCACACCTCGGGCCACCTGCCGTACTACGGCGAGGGGATGTTCCCGCCCATCGAGGTCGATGGCGGCGACTACCGCCTCAAGGCGATGAACTGCCCGATGCACAACCTCATCTACCGCTCGCGCCAGCGCTCGTACCGTGAGCTGCCGCTGCGCCTGTTCGAGTTCGGGCACGTCTACCGCAACGAGAAGTCCGGCGTCATCCACGGCCTGACCCGCGTGCGCGGCTTCGCCCAGGACGACTCGCACTCCTACGTCACGCCCGAGCAGGCGCCGGCCGAGGTCGCCCACCTGCTCAACTTCATGCTGAGCCTGCTCGACGACTTCGGCATGGACGACTACTACCTCGAGCTGTCCACGCGCGATGCGTCCAAGGACAAGTTCATCGGCTCCGACGAGGACTGGGAGACCGCCACGAAGGTGCTCGAGGACGTTGCCGTCGCGACCGGACTCGAGCTCGTGCCCGATCCCGGTGGCGCCGCGTACTACGGCCCCAAGATCTCGGTCCAGTCGCGCGACGCCATCGGCCGCACGTGGCAGATGGGCACGGTCCAGTACGACTTCAACCAGCCGTCCGCCGACCGGTTCAACCTCGAGTACGTCGCCGCCGACGGCACGCGCCAGCAGCCGGTCATGATCCACTCGGCCAAGTTCGGCTCGATCGAGCGCTTCATGGGCGTCCTGGTCGAGCACTACGCCGGCGCCTTCCCCCCGTGGCTCGCCCCCGTGCAGGCCGTCGGCATCCCCGTCGCCGAGCGCCACGTCGAGTACCTCGACCGGCTCGCGGTGCGGTTGAAGGCCGAGGGCATCCGCTTCGAGGTCGACGACTCCGACGAGCGCATGCAGAAGAAGATCCGCAACGCCCAGACACAGAAGGTGCCGTTCATGGTGCTGGTGGGCGACAAGGACGTCGAGGCCAACGCCGTGTCGTTCCGCTACCGCAACGGCGAGCAGGAGAACGGCGTCTCCCTCGACGACGCGATCGACAAGATCGTCGCGGCGGTGCGCGATCGGGTGCAGGTCTGA
- a CDS encoding asparaginase codes for MTARASSSTDVSTGTSAPLAHVVRGDLVESVHLGHLAAIDAEGASVLTIGDPDVTMWPRSSVKPFQAVAMVRHGLELPDRLLALASASHNGEPDHIAGALEILTVAGLTESALRNTPDLPWGATAMRDWLAAGHGAAQISQNCSGKHAAMLLTCVTAGWDTSTYLAPDHPLQVAIRETIEEFTGVPIATETVDGCGAPLFATTVTGLARGFSRLAAAPTRDPESPEAQVARAMVAFPQMVAGGQRPTTTLMRAVPGLVAKDGADGVFAAGLPDGRAAAFKVLDGAERPLAPVLVAALDALGAFAGDDVDQAAVGALRERAVLGAGEPVGSVRPAF; via the coding sequence GTGACCGCGCGCGCCTCTTCCTCGACCGATGTCTCGACCGGGACCTCGGCCCCGCTGGCGCACGTCGTGCGGGGTGATCTCGTCGAGTCGGTCCACCTGGGCCACCTCGCGGCGATCGACGCCGAGGGCGCCTCCGTGCTGACGATCGGCGACCCGGACGTGACCATGTGGCCCCGCTCGAGCGTCAAGCCGTTCCAGGCGGTCGCCATGGTGCGCCACGGCCTGGAGCTGCCCGACCGGCTGCTGGCGCTGGCCTCGGCCAGTCACAACGGCGAGCCCGACCACATCGCCGGGGCGCTCGAGATCCTCACCGTCGCCGGCCTCACCGAGTCGGCGCTGCGGAACACCCCGGACCTGCCGTGGGGCGCCACGGCGATGCGCGACTGGCTCGCGGCCGGGCACGGCGCTGCACAGATCAGCCAGAACTGCTCGGGCAAGCACGCCGCGATGCTGCTGACGTGCGTCACGGCCGGATGGGACACCTCCACCTACCTCGCGCCGGACCACCCGCTGCAGGTGGCGATCCGCGAGACGATCGAGGAGTTCACCGGCGTCCCGATCGCGACCGAGACGGTCGACGGCTGCGGCGCCCCGCTGTTCGCGACGACTGTCACGGGCCTCGCTCGCGGCTTCTCGCGGCTGGCCGCCGCGCCGACTCGCGACCCCGAGTCGCCGGAGGCGCAGGTCGCGCGGGCGATGGTCGCCTTCCCGCAGATGGTGGCCGGCGGTCAGCGCCCCACCACGACGTTGATGCGAGCCGTCCCCGGACTGGTCGCCAAGGACGGCGCTGACGGCGTCTTCGCGGCCGGCCTGCCCGACGGACGGGCCGCGGCGTTCAAGGTGCTCGACGGCGCGGAGCGTCCGCTGGCCCCGGTACTGGTGGCGGCTCTGGACGCACTCGGCGCCTTCGCCGGCGACGACGTCGACCAGGCCGCGGTGGGAGCCCTGCGCGAGCGCGCCGTTCTGGGTGCCGGCGAGCCGGTCGGGTCCGTCCGGCCCGCGTTCTGA